A window of the Scandinavium goeteborgense genome harbors these coding sequences:
- a CDS encoding IacB protein, whose translation MSQSTTLRVLFCIGVNQNFFDASPAEAKQVWGAFGVMMKGIDETPGITVIGNMDDDQLMVGPSTSAPWTTYVLADAERLENVAAVCNLFRSTPVGDGGSKLWKYCKIEARVGRELIIQN comes from the coding sequence ATGAGCCAGTCAACAACCTTACGCGTGCTGTTTTGCATCGGCGTGAACCAGAACTTTTTCGATGCCAGCCCGGCGGAAGCCAAGCAGGTGTGGGGCGCATTCGGCGTGATGATGAAAGGCATTGATGAAACGCCGGGCATCACCGTCATCGGCAACATGGATGACGACCAGCTGATGGTCGGCCCGTCCACCTCCGCGCCGTGGACCACCTACGTGTTAGCCGACGCTGAGCGTCTGGAAAACGTCGCCGCGGTCTGCAACCTGTTCCGCAGCACCCCGGTCGGCGACGGCGGCAGCAAGCTGTGGAAGTACTGCAAAATCGAGGCCCGCGTTGGCCGTGAACTGATTATCCAGAACTGA
- a CDS encoding nuclear transport factor 2 family protein: MNAQDALRLQQLEDYQAARVCISDYMRLCDVLDTAETVQAIGALFSVDACWEGVGEPYATRLGRHVGREAIVKMMAGYVRQPAHFAMNAHFLCSEALWHTANSELRGRWLMLQTSAFTAGGAHLNAAELNVNFVREAGEMVMRHFTTRNLFSRPVDHWHAADALPVPDKNKDVQENGHAM; the protein is encoded by the coding sequence ATGAACGCCCAGGATGCGCTGCGGTTGCAGCAGCTCGAAGACTATCAGGCGGCGCGGGTCTGTATCAGCGATTACATGCGCCTGTGTGATGTGCTCGACACCGCAGAAACGGTGCAGGCGATTGGCGCATTGTTCAGCGTGGATGCCTGCTGGGAGGGCGTCGGCGAACCTTACGCCACGCGCCTCGGGCGTCATGTGGGGCGCGAGGCCATTGTGAAAATGATGGCGGGTTACGTACGGCAACCGGCGCATTTCGCGATGAACGCGCACTTCCTCTGTTCCGAAGCGCTGTGGCATACGGCGAACAGTGAACTGCGCGGCCGCTGGCTGATGTTGCAAACCTCGGCGTTTACCGCAGGCGGTGCGCATCTCAACGCCGCAGAACTCAACGTGAACTTTGTGCGCGAGGCGGGCGAAATGGTGATGCGCCATTTCACCACCCGCAACCTGTTCAGCCGCCCGGTAGACCACTGGCACGCGGCGGATGCCTTACCGGTTCCTGATAAAAACAAAGACGTGCAGGAGAATGGACATGCAATGTGA
- a CDS encoding aromatic ring-hydroxylating oxygenase subunit alpha codes for MQCDHTINVKNIDPATPPTLTSTEIAALVKSDRVHTSLYTSEALFQLELERIFSKTWVWVAHASEIPDTGSFKTTEIGTQPVIVVRDRKGTVHTLLNRCRHRAATVCEHRSGKTNSFVCPYHGWGYALDGSLRGVPHPESYADQLEKGELGLVSLRTEQYAGMIFATFNEQIEPLEDFLGVAKKWMDLFMKQGAGYPIKTGPAHRFRFPGNWKIQLENTTDGYHFPVVHRSFLSSVDKQTEEMLNFVDGSGYVEDLGNGHSVMVMIPELVDLDANLDAPIPERFAELADALRADHDEEQVRRIVRAVGGSGFNLNIFPNIACSMAFFRVLQPVSVQETEIHHAVITMDGGPEIANQARLRLHEHFQGPMGFGTPDDSEAWERVQRGATAGDDLWIMLNRGLAGEYRTDDGLRSDVSAETGMRAAYQQWKKLMTETEQ; via the coding sequence ATGCAATGTGATCACACCATCAATGTGAAGAATATCGATCCCGCGACGCCACCGACGCTGACGAGTACGGAGATTGCGGCGCTGGTGAAATCTGACCGGGTACACACTTCGCTGTACACCTCGGAAGCGCTGTTCCAGCTCGAACTGGAGCGTATCTTCAGTAAAACCTGGGTGTGGGTGGCGCACGCCAGCGAAATCCCGGACACCGGCAGCTTTAAGACCACCGAAATCGGCACCCAGCCGGTGATTGTGGTGCGTGACCGCAAAGGCACGGTGCATACCTTACTCAACCGCTGCCGCCACCGCGCCGCCACGGTGTGTGAACACCGCAGCGGCAAAACCAACAGCTTTGTCTGCCCGTATCACGGCTGGGGCTACGCCCTGGACGGCAGTCTGCGTGGCGTGCCGCACCCGGAAAGCTACGCCGATCAGCTGGAAAAAGGCGAACTGGGGCTGGTGTCATTGCGCACTGAACAATACGCCGGGATGATTTTCGCCACCTTTAATGAGCAGATTGAACCGCTGGAAGATTTCCTCGGTGTCGCCAAAAAATGGATGGATCTGTTCATGAAGCAGGGCGCGGGATATCCGATTAAAACCGGGCCTGCGCACCGGTTCCGCTTCCCCGGCAACTGGAAGATTCAGCTCGAAAACACCACCGACGGCTATCACTTCCCGGTGGTTCACCGCTCGTTTTTAAGCTCGGTCGATAAGCAAACCGAAGAGATGCTCAACTTCGTTGACGGCAGCGGCTACGTTGAGGATTTGGGCAACGGTCACAGCGTGATGGTGATGATCCCGGAACTGGTGGATTTAGACGCCAATCTCGACGCGCCGATCCCTGAACGCTTCGCTGAGCTGGCCGATGCGCTGCGCGCCGATCACGACGAAGAGCAGGTCCGACGCATCGTGCGTGCGGTTGGTGGCTCCGGTTTTAACCTCAATATTTTCCCAAACATCGCCTGTTCGATGGCGTTCTTCCGCGTCTTGCAGCCAGTGTCGGTACAAGAAACCGAAATTCACCATGCGGTGATCACCATGGACGGCGGGCCGGAAATAGCCAACCAGGCGCGTCTGCGTTTGCACGAACATTTCCAGGGGCCGATGGGCTTCGGCACGCCGGATGACTCCGAGGCGTGGGAGCGCGTACAGCGCGGGGCCACCGCGGGCGATGACCTGTGGATCATGCTTAACCGCGGGCTGGCGGGGGAATATCGTACCGACGACGGGCTGCGCAGCGACGTCAGCGCCGAAACCGGGATGCGTGCCGCCTACCAGCAGTGGAAAAAATTGATGACGGAGACAGAACAATGA
- a CDS encoding aromatic-ring-hydroxylating dioxygenase subunit beta produces the protein MTPDSALFTAMAVVNLEGDLLDQGEFTTWLSLWQPDGLYVVPIDPQETDFKNTLNYACDDHHMREKRVKRLYSGESISTTPRARTLRTLSRFRVLDASDERIVVRGAQSLWEHRKGHSRHYAADITWQLQRHGESWLIEQKVIRLVNSDDVLHSIGYIL, from the coding sequence ATGACCCCAGATTCTGCCCTGTTTACCGCGATGGCGGTGGTCAATCTTGAAGGTGATTTGCTCGACCAGGGCGAATTTACGACCTGGCTGTCGCTGTGGCAGCCGGACGGCCTGTACGTGGTGCCGATTGACCCGCAGGAAACCGATTTTAAAAACACCCTGAACTACGCCTGTGACGATCACCACATGCGCGAAAAACGGGTGAAGCGCCTGTACAGCGGGGAGTCCATTTCCACCACGCCGCGCGCCAGAACCCTGCGCACGCTGTCGCGCTTTCGGGTACTCGACGCGAGCGACGAGCGGATTGTGGTCCGTGGGGCGCAATCCTTGTGGGAACACCGCAAAGGCCACAGTCGCCATTACGCGGCGGATATTACCTGGCAGCTGCAACGCCACGGCGAAAGCTGGCTGATTGAGCAAAAGGTTATCCGCCTGGTCAACAGCGACGATGTGCTGCACAGCATCGGCTACATCCTTTAA
- a CDS encoding SDR family NAD(P)-dependent oxidoreductase has translation MTQTALVTGAAAGLGNVIATHLLAQGFQVVMTDVDAARVQQAADRIDNGQGKVLALALDIRQPQDFEQALKATIDRFGRLEVLVNNAALTLATPVMEIEVDEFDRVMTTNLRGTFVGCQTLGRYFASLGYGRIINLASLAGQNGGTASGAHYAASKGGILTLTKIFARELSKSGVTVNAIAPGPMDSPAVHAIVPEEKMAGLLQMIPVGTLGDAEFVAQAVALLASPQASFVTGATWDINGGLFMR, from the coding sequence ATGACCCAAACCGCATTAGTCACCGGCGCTGCCGCCGGGCTGGGCAACGTTATTGCTACGCATTTGCTGGCGCAAGGTTTCCAGGTGGTGATGACCGACGTGGATGCCGCCCGCGTGCAGCAGGCCGCTGACCGGATCGATAACGGGCAGGGCAAGGTGCTGGCGCTGGCGCTGGACATTCGTCAGCCACAGGATTTTGAGCAGGCGCTGAAGGCGACAATCGACCGCTTTGGCCGCCTCGAGGTGCTGGTCAATAACGCCGCGCTGACCCTGGCGACGCCGGTGATGGAGATTGAGGTCGATGAGTTCGACCGGGTGATGACCACCAATCTGCGCGGCACGTTTGTCGGCTGCCAGACTCTGGGCCGCTACTTCGCCAGCCTTGGCTACGGGCGAATCATCAATCTGGCTTCACTCGCCGGGCAAAACGGCGGGACCGCCTCGGGCGCGCACTACGCGGCGTCGAAGGGCGGCATTCTGACCCTGACCAAAATATTCGCCCGCGAACTGAGCAAATCCGGCGTGACGGTCAACGCCATCGCGCCGGGCCCGATGGATTCCCCGGCAGTCCACGCCATCGTCCCGGAAGAGAAAATGGCGGGGCTGTTGCAGATGATCCCGGTGGGCACCCTCGGCGATGCGGAGTTTGTCGCACAGGCCGTGGCGTTGCTGGCTTCACCGCAGGCGTCGTTTGTCACCGGGGCAACCTGGGACATCAACGGCGGCCTGTTCATGCGTTGA
- a CDS encoding PDR/VanB family oxidoreductase → MLTLQVIRRELQGEVVLLTLAHADGIVLPAFSAGAHIDLHLTEDLIRPYSLCGDPQDRQHYQLGILKDGNSQGGSLAVHALREGDAITVSEPRNLFTLDERAGHSLLIGGGIGITPMLAMAAELHAAGRSFTLHYCARSRGQAAFVAQLESARYAGQVHLHFSDQQRLNLDAVLSDVPPNTHVYVCGPTRLMDAVNDGAKRLGYAAENVHQECFSAEVQTGGAAFEVVAATSGITVQVLEDQTIVEALAQAGLKVNVSCKQGICGSCLTDVLEGEPDHRDSYLTDEEKADGDQILLCCSRSKCGRLVIDL, encoded by the coding sequence ATGCTGACACTTCAGGTTATCCGGCGAGAGTTGCAGGGCGAGGTGGTCCTGCTGACGCTGGCCCATGCGGACGGGATCGTGCTGCCCGCGTTCAGCGCGGGGGCGCATATCGACCTGCATCTGACCGAGGACCTTATTCGGCCTTACTCGCTATGCGGTGACCCGCAGGACCGCCAGCATTATCAGCTTGGCATTCTCAAGGACGGCAATTCGCAGGGAGGTTCGCTGGCGGTCCATGCCCTGCGCGAAGGTGACGCGATAACCGTCAGTGAACCGCGCAATCTATTTACCCTCGATGAACGTGCCGGGCATAGCCTGCTGATTGGCGGCGGGATTGGCATCACGCCGATGCTGGCGATGGCCGCCGAACTGCACGCCGCCGGACGTTCATTCACGCTGCACTACTGCGCCCGGTCACGTGGTCAAGCGGCATTCGTGGCGCAGCTGGAAAGTGCGCGCTACGCCGGGCAGGTGCATCTGCATTTCAGCGACCAGCAGCGCCTGAACCTGGACGCGGTGCTGAGCGACGTGCCGCCGAATACGCATGTGTACGTTTGCGGCCCGACGCGGCTGATGGACGCGGTCAATGACGGGGCAAAGCGCCTCGGCTATGCGGCAGAAAACGTCCATCAGGAGTGTTTCAGCGCCGAGGTGCAAACCGGCGGCGCGGCGTTTGAAGTGGTGGCGGCAACCAGCGGGATCACCGTTCAGGTGCTGGAAGATCAGACCATTGTCGAAGCGCTGGCGCAGGCGGGGCTGAAGGTCAACGTCTCCTGCAAGCAGGGCATTTGCGGCAGCTGCCTGACCGATGTGCTGGAGGGCGAGCCGGACCATCGCGACAGCTATCTCACTGACGAAGAAAAGGCCGACGGCGACCAGATTTTGCTGTGCTGTTCCCGGTCGAAGTGCGGCCGCCTGGTTATCGACTTGTAA
- a CDS encoding flavin reductase, whose product MTLQTEFRNAMAQLGSAVSVITTDGPAGKFGFTASAVCSVTDQPPTLLVCMNRNSFAHEHFKRNGTLCVNVLSSDHQALSGVFANASLRSEERFGHDNWQVLSSGAPVLSSAVACFDCLIADCHEVGSHSVFYCQVQAIRISEQPRGLVYFNRRYHAIGHDVEA is encoded by the coding sequence ATGACTCTGCAAACTGAATTTCGTAATGCGATGGCCCAGCTGGGGAGCGCGGTGTCGGTGATCACCACCGACGGCCCGGCGGGTAAATTTGGCTTCACGGCGTCCGCCGTCTGTAGCGTGACCGACCAGCCGCCAACCCTGCTGGTGTGCATGAACCGCAACTCCTTCGCCCATGAGCACTTCAAACGCAACGGCACGCTCTGCGTGAACGTGTTATCGAGCGATCACCAGGCGCTGTCGGGCGTGTTTGCTAACGCCAGCCTGCGTTCGGAGGAACGTTTTGGGCATGACAACTGGCAGGTGTTGAGCAGCGGCGCGCCGGTACTGAGTTCGGCGGTGGCCTGCTTCGACTGCCTGATTGCCGACTGTCACGAAGTGGGCAGCCACTCGGTCTTTTACTGTCAGGTGCAGGCGATCCGCATCAGCGAGCAGCCGCGCGGGCTGGTCTATTTCAATCGTCGTTACCATGCCATCGGGCATGACGTCGAGGCGTAA
- a CDS encoding MFS transporter yields the protein MRKLVLASVLGNALEWYDFFLYGTAAALVFGPLFFPVGGDPLQGTLLAFSGFAVGFLARPLGGIAFGHIGDRYSRKMTLIMTLTLMGATTFVIGLLPVYSQVGIWAPISLITLRFLQGVASGGEWGGGVLMLSESAPASRRGFYTAWSQMGVSGGFVLSAFAFYLVQQLPEADFMSWGWRVPFLLSIVIFLVGVYIRKNIRESKAFTQAKPEDKHEKIPLITLMRDHPKALLQAIALRLPENGASYIFFTFSVVYAKHIGIGTGEIISAVTLAMLVEFFSILFWGALSDRIGLKPVYYIGVIGLLVMAFPFFWLLSTGNYGWVMLAMMLGLPVCHGAMIGTQPCIMSDLFPVRVRYSGLALGHEVGSIFSGGLGPMLAVALLMEFNASWPVSLLLVAYALLAWVALRSLPSGRQNTNTGVNNEHHH from the coding sequence ATGCGCAAACTGGTGCTGGCCTCGGTGTTGGGCAATGCACTCGAATGGTATGACTTTTTCCTGTACGGCACCGCGGCGGCGCTGGTGTTTGGCCCGCTGTTTTTCCCGGTCGGCGGCGATCCGTTACAGGGCACGCTGCTGGCGTTTTCTGGCTTTGCGGTCGGCTTTCTGGCCCGTCCGCTGGGCGGGATCGCCTTTGGGCATATTGGCGATCGCTACAGCCGCAAAATGACCCTGATCATGACCTTAACGCTGATGGGCGCGACGACGTTTGTGATTGGCCTGCTGCCGGTCTATTCGCAGGTGGGTATCTGGGCGCCGATTTCGCTGATTACGCTGCGCTTCTTGCAGGGCGTGGCCTCGGGCGGTGAATGGGGCGGCGGGGTGCTGATGCTCAGCGAAAGCGCCCCCGCGTCACGCCGTGGTTTTTATACCGCCTGGAGCCAGATGGGCGTCTCCGGCGGCTTCGTGTTGTCGGCCTTCGCCTTTTATCTGGTGCAGCAACTGCCGGAAGCGGATTTCATGAGTTGGGGCTGGCGCGTGCCGTTCCTGCTGAGCATCGTCATCTTTTTGGTCGGCGTGTATATCCGCAAAAACATCCGTGAGAGCAAAGCCTTTACGCAAGCCAAACCGGAAGACAAACACGAAAAAATCCCACTGATTACCTTGATGCGCGATCACCCGAAAGCGCTGTTGCAGGCCATAGCCCTGCGCCTGCCGGAAAACGGCGCATCGTATATTTTCTTCACCTTTTCGGTGGTGTACGCCAAACACATTGGCATCGGCACCGGGGAAATCATCAGCGCCGTGACGCTGGCGATGCTGGTGGAGTTTTTCTCGATTCTGTTCTGGGGCGCATTGTCGGATCGCATCGGGCTGAAGCCGGTTTATTACATCGGTGTGATTGGCCTGTTGGTGATGGCGTTTCCGTTCTTCTGGCTGCTTTCCACCGGCAACTACGGCTGGGTGATGCTGGCGATGATGCTCGGTTTACCGGTGTGTCACGGGGCGATGATCGGCACTCAGCCCTGCATCATGAGCGACCTGTTCCCGGTGCGGGTGCGCTATTCCGGATTGGCGCTCGGGCATGAAGTCGGGTCGATATTTTCCGGCGGCCTGGGGCCGATGCTGGCGGTGGCGCTGCTCATGGAATTTAACGCCTCCTGGCCGGTGTCGTTGCTGCTGGTGGCGTACGCCTTACTGGCCTGGGTGGCGCTGCGCAGCCTGCCGTCGGGCCGACAAAATACCAACACAGGAGTGAATAATGAGCATCACCATTGA
- a CDS encoding muconate cycloisomerase family protein, producing MSITIESIACWLVDIPTIRPHKLSMTTMGCQTLTIVRMTCAQGVGWGEATTIGGLSYGSESPESIKSAIETYLSPLLCGQTFSGVAALAAKMNASVKGNTFAKSALETAFLDVQGKMLGLPVSALLGGALTERQPVLWTLASGDTEKDIDEGKRLLAEGRHDTFKLKVGARELKTDIRHALAIKAALGDEVSIRVDVNQAWDVTTAIKGMTELQAGGIDLVEQPIPLWDQRGLITLSQRFAVPILADEAVATAHDGYALASGGFTGAYALKIAKAGGPVQALKLAQVAQAAGVALYGGTMLEGTLGTVASLHAWSTINMQWGTEMFGPLLLKDDIVVRPLDFSHGQVTLPQGPGLGVDIDPDKLRHYART from the coding sequence ATGAGCATCACCATTGAGTCCATCGCTTGCTGGCTGGTGGATATCCCGACCATTCGCCCGCATAAGCTGTCGATGACCACCATGGGCTGTCAGACCCTGACCATCGTGCGCATGACCTGCGCGCAGGGCGTGGGCTGGGGCGAAGCCACCACCATCGGCGGCTTAAGTTACGGCTCAGAAAGCCCGGAGTCGATTAAGTCAGCGATTGAAACCTATCTCTCGCCGTTGCTGTGTGGGCAGACGTTCAGCGGTGTGGCCGCGCTCGCCGCGAAAATGAACGCCAGCGTGAAGGGCAATACCTTTGCGAAATCGGCCCTAGAAACCGCGTTCCTCGACGTGCAGGGGAAAATGCTCGGCCTGCCGGTCAGTGCGCTGCTCGGCGGGGCATTAACCGAACGTCAGCCGGTGCTGTGGACGCTGGCGAGCGGCGATACCGAAAAGGATATCGACGAGGGCAAGCGCCTGCTGGCGGAAGGGCGGCACGATACCTTCAAACTCAAAGTTGGTGCCCGCGAGCTGAAAACCGATATCCGCCACGCACTGGCGATTAAAGCCGCTCTCGGCGATGAGGTCAGCATTCGGGTCGACGTCAATCAGGCGTGGGACGTGACCACCGCCATCAAAGGCATGACCGAACTGCAGGCGGGCGGCATCGACCTGGTCGAACAGCCGATCCCGCTGTGGGATCAACGCGGATTAATCACGCTCAGCCAGCGTTTTGCCGTGCCGATCCTGGCCGATGAAGCGGTGGCGACGGCACATGACGGCTACGCCCTGGCGAGCGGCGGTTTCACTGGCGCGTACGCGTTGAAAATCGCCAAAGCGGGCGGACCTGTGCAGGCGCTGAAACTGGCGCAGGTCGCACAGGCAGCCGGAGTGGCGCTGTACGGCGGCACCATGCTCGAAGGCACCCTCGGCACCGTGGCCTCTTTACACGCCTGGTCGACGATAAACATGCAGTGGGGCACCGAGATGTTCGGCCCGCTGCTGCTGAAAGACGACATCGTGGTGCGCCCGCTCGATTTCAGTCACGGACAGGTCACGCTGCCGCAGGGCCCCGGCCTGGGTGTGGATATCGACCCCGACAAACTTCGTCATTACGCCAGAACATAA
- the catC gene encoding muconolactone Delta-isomerase, translating to MLFKVEMQVNIPSSLPKAQADEIKAKEKAYSQQLQRDGKWPHIWRVVGQYANVSIFDVADNQELHTLLTALPLYPYMEISVQPLCEHPSSIHNEQ from the coding sequence ATGCTTTTTAAAGTTGAAATGCAGGTCAACATTCCGTCGTCGTTACCGAAAGCGCAGGCGGATGAAATCAAAGCCAAAGAGAAAGCCTATTCACAGCAATTGCAGCGCGACGGTAAGTGGCCGCACATCTGGCGCGTGGTGGGTCAGTACGCCAACGTCAGCATTTTTGACGTGGCGGACAACCAGGAGCTGCACACCCTTTTAACGGCGCTGCCGCTCTATCCGTACATGGAGATCAGCGTGCAGCCGCTGTGTGAACACCCGTCGTCAATTCATAACGAGCAGTAA
- the catA gene encoding catechol 1,2-dioxygenase — MSVNPAKQTELETLLAISSGLNSAQGSERFKAIMHQVLGDLCQTIKKFDITDEEFWLAVNYLNELGERKEAALLAAGLGLEHYLDMRADEKEAASGNETGTPRTIEGPLYVANAPLSKGFARMDDGSEKAEAMWLHGQVTDINGQPVAGAVVDIWHANTMGGYSFFDPSQSEYNLRRRVETGADGRYAVRSIVPCGYGCPPDGPTQKLLNGLGRHGNRPAHVHFFVSAPGFKHLTTQINLSGDEYLWDDFAFATREELIADPVNITDPSLAQQRDIPAPHTEVSFDFSLVATHESSEEERVKRARVKE, encoded by the coding sequence ATGTCAGTCAATCCGGCAAAACAAACAGAACTGGAAACGTTACTCGCCATCAGCAGCGGCTTAAATTCAGCGCAGGGCAGCGAGCGGTTTAAAGCCATCATGCATCAGGTGCTCGGCGACCTGTGTCAGACCATCAAAAAGTTCGATATCACCGATGAAGAGTTCTGGCTGGCGGTGAACTATCTCAACGAACTGGGGGAGCGCAAAGAGGCGGCGCTGTTGGCGGCGGGCCTGGGACTGGAACATTATCTGGATATGCGTGCCGATGAAAAAGAGGCCGCCTCCGGGAATGAAACCGGTACGCCTCGTACCATCGAAGGGCCGCTGTACGTGGCCAATGCGCCGCTGAGCAAGGGTTTTGCGCGCATGGATGACGGCAGTGAAAAAGCCGAAGCCATGTGGCTGCACGGGCAGGTGACCGATATTAATGGCCAGCCGGTGGCGGGCGCGGTGGTCGATATCTGGCATGCCAACACGATGGGTGGATACTCGTTCTTCGACCCGTCGCAAAGCGAATACAACTTACGCCGCCGGGTCGAAACCGGGGCTGACGGGCGCTATGCGGTACGCAGCATTGTGCCGTGCGGCTATGGTTGTCCGCCGGATGGCCCGACGCAAAAACTGCTGAACGGATTAGGCCGTCACGGCAATCGCCCGGCGCACGTGCATTTCTTCGTGTCCGCCCCGGGCTTTAAGCATCTGACCACGCAGATCAACCTCAGTGGGGATGAATATTTGTGGGATGACTTTGCCTTTGCGACCCGCGAAGAGTTGATTGCCGATCCGGTCAACATCACCGACCCAAGTCTGGCGCAGCAGCGCGATATTCCCGCCCCGCATACCGAAGTGAGTTTTGATTTCTCGCTGGTGGCGACCCATGAAAGCAGCGAAGAGGAAAGGGTGAAACGTGCGCGCGTGAAGGAATAA